The following coding sequences lie in one Benincasa hispida cultivar B227 chromosome 6, ASM972705v1, whole genome shotgun sequence genomic window:
- the LOC120079407 gene encoding transmembrane protein 208 homolog, producing the protein MANQGAKKRKEENARHVANLRRLIIACNVIYILVRMLIFHSSFTWKHWIGLIVTSAAYFIPYNQLEKMANPTYGDDGELLDGGFDMSTGGICGYLHDVIYITSFVQIMSILSGKFWYTYLVIPAFGIYKSSGLIRGLLSQGSEDEPEDEKTRKKREKMEKKASRVKFVKTKNR; encoded by the exons ATGGCAAACCAAGGTGCAAAGAAGCGCAAGGAAGAGAACGCTCGTCATGTGGCGAATCTCCGTCGCCTTATCATAGCCTGCAAC GTTATCTATATCTTGGTTCGGATGCTGATCTTTCATTCAAGTTTCACCTGGAAACACTGGATTGGTCTGATTGTCACATCCGCAGCTTATTTTATTCCTTACAACCAACTTGAAAAAATGGCAAACCCAACCTATGGCGATGATGGTGAACTTCTAGATGGTGGATTTGATATGAGTACTGGTGGAATTTGTGG CTATTTGCATGATGTGATCTACATTACAAGCTTTGTGCAAATAATGTCAATCCTGTCTGGGAAGTTTTGGTACACCTACCTTGTG ATTCCAGCATTTGGGATATATAAATCTTCTGGTTTAATTCGAGGTTTGTTATCGCAAGGTTCAGAG GATGAACCCGAGGACGAGAAGACTCGGAAGAAGAGGGAAAAGATGGAGAAGAAAGCTTCAAGAGTGAAATTTGTGAAGACCAAGAATAGATAA
- the LOC120079598 gene encoding uncharacterized protein LOC120079598: protein MSISNLKYLQERKFKDPVKANGQTTMIVVYISLMETINCRARAISLSLALSLFFFFFTWAKPLSQLSYKQRGKARPLKLPNDEKKDSDEVGMANIQKMKEEEKAPRDLRAKAQQKGYPFGGAGLKKSGKK from the exons ATGTCAATATCCAATTtgaaatatcttcaagaaagaaaattcaaagatCCAGTAAAAGCAAATGGCCAAACAACCATGATTGTTGTGTATATTTCCCTCATGGAGA CCATCAATTGCCGTGCACGAgcgatctctctctctctcgctctctctctctttttttttttttttacttgggCCAAACCGTTATCTCAGCTGTCATACAAGCAAAGGGGGAAAGCAAGGCCTCTGAAGCTACCCAATGATGAGAAGAAAGATTCTGACGAGGTTGGTATGGCCAATATTCAAAagatgaaggaagaagaaaaggcgCCCAGGGATCTTAGAGCAAAGGCCCAACAGAAGGGGTACCCCTTTGGAGGTGCTGGGCTTAAGAAGAGTGGGAAGAAATGA